From Longimicrobiaceae bacterium:
CCCCTCCAGGATGGAGACGCCGGACGACACCAGCGTCCCCAGCGTCCGCGTGAAGCGCGAAACCGCCGACTTCCGCAGCAGCACCCCCAGCACCGGCATCTTCAGGAGCAGCCGGTCGATCACCAGCTGCCCGCCCTCCGTCTTGTAGTAGCGCCGCAGCAGGAACACCCCCACGATGGCCGCCGCGATGATGACGAGGATGTAGCTCTGCAGGAAGGCGCTGGCCGCCAGCACCACGCGGGTGGGCATGGGGAGCGCGAGCCCGGCGTCCAGGAAGATGTTCGCGAACACCGGCACCACCTTCCAGAGGAGGATGGTGGTGGCCGCGATCACCACGAAGAGCATCACCGCCGGGTAGGTCATGGCGCCCTTGATCTTGCGGACCAGGGCGTCGTTCTTCTCCAGGAAGGTCGCCAGGCGGAGCAGGATCACGTCCAGGATGCCGCCCGCCTCGCCCGCGGCCACCATGTTCACGTACAGCTCCGTGAAGATCTGCGGGTGCTTGCGCATGGAGTCGGCGAGCGTCTGCCCGGACTCGATGTCGTGCAGCACCTCCGTGGTGATCTTGCGGAAGCGCTTGTTCTCCGTCTGCTCCGCCAGGATGGAGAGGCTCTGCACCAGCGGGAGGCCGGAGTTGATCATCGTCGCGAACTGGCGCGTGAAGATCACCACCTCGCGCGTGCTGACGCCGGAGCCGAAGCTGATCTCCAGGTCTTTGGCCTTGGGGCGGACGGCAACCGGGATCAGCCGCTGCCGGCGCAGGAACGCGACGACCTCGTCCCTGCTGGGGAGGTCGATCTCCCCGGCCTGGATGTCGCCGGAGAGGCTACGGGCGCTGTAGGTGAAGACGGGCATGGAGAACCGCAGGTTACAGGGAACAGGGAACCGGGGACAGGGGACGGCAACGGGTTCGGAACCCGCTCACCAGCGCGCTCTCCCCACCCTCGCACTCACGCACTTCGCACTCACGCACTCGCCGTCACGCCGGTACGGGCTCGCCGACCATCCGCAGGAACTCCGTCTGGTCCGACGAGTGCTTCAGGCACTCCTCCAGCGCCACCTCGCGCTGCATGTAGAGCTGGTAGAGCGCGTCGTTCAGCGTCTGCATCCCGTGCTTCTTCCCGGCCTGCATGGTGGAGTAGATCTGGTGCACCTTGTCGTCGCGGATGCAGGAGCGCACCGCCGGCGTGCAGACCATGATCTCCGCGGCCATGGCCCGGCCCCGGCCGCGCGCCTTGGGAAGGAGCTGCTGCGTGAGCACCCCCTCCAGCACGAAGGCGAGCTGCGCGCGCACCTGCGGCTGCTGGTGGGCGGGGAAGACGTCGATGACGCGGTTGATGGTCTCCGCGCACGAGTTGGTGTGCAGCGTCGCCAGGCAGAGGTGGCCCGTCTCGGCGATGGTGAGCGCCGCCTGGATCGTCTCCAGGTCGCGGAGCTCGCCCACCAGGATCACGTCCGGGTCCTGCCGTAGCGCGTACTTCAGCGCCCGCGAGAAGCTCTGCGTGTCCGCGCCCACCTCCCGCTGGTTCACCATGCAGCCCTGGTGGCGGTGGATGAACTCGATGGGGTCCTCGATGGTGAGGATGTGCCCCTTCCGCTCCTTGTTGATCTTGTCGATCATCGCGGCCAGCGTCGTGGACTTCCCCGAGCCCGTGGGGCCCGTCACCAGCACCAGCCCGCGGGGCCTCTCCGCCAGCTTCTGCACCACCGGCGGGAGCTTCAGGTCCTCGAAGGTGAGGATCTTGAAGGGGATCTGGCGGATCGCGAGCGCCACGCAGCCGCGCTGCCGGAACACGTTGCCGCGGAAGCGCGCCAGGTTCTGGATCCCGAAGGAGAAGTCCAGCTCGTCCTCCGTCTCGAACCGCTTCTTCTGGTTCTCGGTGAGGATGGAGTAGGTGAGCTGCAGCGTGTCCTTGGGGGTGAGGATGTAGTCCCCGGAGCTGTCGGTGATCGAACCGTCGATGCGGAGCTTGGGGCGCTCCCCTGCCGTGACGTGCAGGTCGGAGGCGCCCCGCTCGATCATCTCTTCCAGGAGGGCACGGAGGTTCAGGCTCATGGCGTCGGGCTGGGGTTGCTGCGGAAGTTTCGGGCCGGGGCCGCGCGACGGGCCCGGCAGGATGCAACGAGCCTTGCGGCTTGCAAGGGGGCCGGTTCGCGGAAGGCCAGCGAA
This genomic window contains:
- a CDS encoding type II secretion system F family protein, whose product is MPVFTYSARSLSGDIQAGEIDLPSRDEVVAFLRRQRLIPVAVRPKAKDLEISFGSGVSTREVVIFTRQFATMINSGLPLVQSLSILAEQTENKRFRKITTEVLHDIESGQTLADSMRKHPQIFTELYVNMVAAGEAGGILDVILLRLATFLEKNDALVRKIKGAMTYPAVMLFVVIAATTILLWKVVPVFANIFLDAGLALPMPTRVVLAASAFLQSYILVIIAAAIVGVFLLRRYYKTEGGQLVIDRLLLKMPVLGVLLRKSAVSRFTRTLGTLVSSGVSILEGLQITARTSGNRVIHDAVMASRASIAGGATISEPLKVSGVFPPMVVQMINVGEQTGGLDEMLSKIADFYDDEVDAAVSALTSVLEPIMIVVMGVVIGGMVVAMYMPMFDMINAVQG
- a CDS encoding type IV pilus twitching motility protein PilT, with protein sequence MSLNLRALLEEMIERGASDLHVTAGERPKLRIDGSITDSSGDYILTPKDTLQLTYSILTENQKKRFETEDELDFSFGIQNLARFRGNVFRQRGCVALAIRQIPFKILTFEDLKLPPVVQKLAERPRGLVLVTGPTGSGKSTTLAAMIDKINKERKGHILTIEDPIEFIHRHQGCMVNQREVGADTQSFSRALKYALRQDPDVILVGELRDLETIQAALTIAETGHLCLATLHTNSCAETINRVIDVFPAHQQPQVRAQLAFVLEGVLTQQLLPKARGRGRAMAAEIMVCTPAVRSCIRDDKVHQIYSTMQAGKKHGMQTLNDALYQLYMQREVALEECLKHSSDQTEFLRMVGEPVPA